Proteins encoded in a region of the Desulfuromonas acetexigens genome:
- a CDS encoding type II secretion system F family protein, giving the protein MASFICKVGTADGRIIEKEFEATHGDLLRENLEAQGFHVFQIRRKGLRPASLGLSFGPQFGGRRFLSFNQELLVLIRSGLPILQVLDAIIERMEAGKVLEVLREIRDDVKGGGSLSEAFAKFPRFFPTLYVASVRAGEKTGDLPVTLGRYIAYQKRVEALKGRVKGAAFYPLLLSGAVIVVVLFLMLFVVPRFTQIYADANAQLPLITRVLIGFTEVLTEGLPFAVPLLVALAFALRMFVRTERGALLYDRSKLAVPFFGRLLGDYAISSFCRTFATTLASGIPVVESMRMSRGTLNNRLLENRLAVATRRVEEGMTIASSLEQAVFFPSLALRMIGVGETTGALADMLNDVAEFYEGEVERRLDRLTTLVEPIMMLTMGLLIGGIIVAMYVPIFQLAGTVR; this is encoded by the coding sequence ATGGCGAGCTTTATCTGTAAAGTCGGCACCGCCGACGGCCGCATCATCGAAAAGGAATTCGAGGCGACCCACGGGGATCTTCTGCGGGAGAATCTCGAAGCCCAGGGCTTTCACGTCTTTCAGATCCGCCGGAAGGGCCTGCGCCCCGCATCCTTGGGGCTTTCTTTCGGTCCTCAGTTCGGCGGCCGGCGCTTTTTATCCTTCAACCAGGAACTGCTGGTCCTGATCCGTTCGGGTCTGCCGATTCTGCAGGTGCTCGACGCAATTATCGAGCGCATGGAAGCGGGGAAGGTTCTCGAGGTGCTGCGGGAGATCCGCGACGACGTCAAGGGGGGCGGATCGCTCTCCGAGGCCTTCGCCAAGTTTCCGCGCTTCTTCCCGACGCTTTACGTGGCTTCGGTGCGGGCCGGGGAAAAGACCGGGGATCTTCCGGTGACCCTGGGCCGTTACATCGCCTATCAGAAGCGGGTCGAAGCCCTCAAGGGGCGGGTCAAGGGGGCGGCTTTCTATCCCCTCCTTCTGAGCGGGGCGGTGATCGTCGTCGTCCTCTTTCTCATGCTCTTCGTGGTCCCTCGCTTTACCCAGATCTACGCCGATGCCAACGCCCAGCTGCCGCTGATCACGCGGGTGCTCATCGGCTTTACCGAAGTGCTGACCGAAGGCTTGCCCTTCGCCGTACCGCTCCTGGTGGCCCTGGCTTTTGCCCTGCGGATGTTCGTCCGCACCGAACGCGGCGCCCTGCTCTACGACCGGAGCAAGCTGGCCGTTCCCTTTTTCGGCCGGCTGCTCGGCGACTATGCCATTTCCAGCTTCTGCCGCACCTTCGCCACAACCCTGGCGAGCGGCATCCCCGTCGTCGAGTCGATGCGCATGTCTCGAGGCACGCTGAACAACCGTCTGCTGGAAAACCGTCTGGCGGTCGCAACCCGGCGAGTGGAGGAAGGGATGACCATCGCTTCGTCTCTGGAGCAGGCTGTTTTTTTCCCGAGCCTGGCCCTGCGCATGATCGGGGTTGGCGAGACGACCGGGGCTTTGGCCGACATGCTTAACGATGTCGCCGAATTTTACGAAGGGGAGGTGGAGCGGCGCCTCGACCGCCTGACCACCCTGGTCGAGCCGATCATGATGCTGACCATGGGCCTGCTCATCGGCGGCATCATCGTCGCTATGTATGTGCCGATTTTCCAGCTGGCGGGAACGGTCCGCTAG
- a CDS encoding PilN domain-containing protein: MKLTLNLASRTYLSRRALRFAYGGVALLLLLVLGVLTYGYVRDYRQLAQVEQWLVELETRGGIERAPTRPALSGSERERLLSEVDFANGILRMDSFRWTRLLDQLEGVLPETVGIQAIRPDYAQGSFSLTGQARDLDALRGLLDNLSASPDFSDVYLLQQARRDNPSGGSVIGFSLEVKGAF; encoded by the coding sequence ATGAAACTCACCCTCAATCTTGCCAGTCGTACCTATCTCAGCCGTCGGGCTCTGCGCTTTGCCTACGGGGGTGTCGCCCTTCTCCTGCTGCTGGTGCTGGGCGTGCTGACCTACGGCTATGTGCGGGATTACCGGCAGCTCGCTCAGGTCGAGCAGTGGCTGGTCGAGTTGGAGACGCGGGGGGGGATTGAAAGGGCGCCGACACGTCCGGCTCTGAGCGGGTCGGAGCGGGAACGGCTCCTTTCCGAGGTGGATTTTGCCAACGGTATTTTGCGCATGGACAGCTTCCGTTGGACCCGCCTCCTCGACCAGTTGGAGGGGGTGCTCCCTGAAACCGTGGGCATCCAGGCGATTCGCCCCGATTATGCCCAGGGTTCCTTCAGTCTCACCGGCCAGGCCCGCGACCTTGATGCCCTGCGCGGGCTGCTTGACAATCTCAGCGCCTCGCCGGATTTCAGCGATGTCTACCTGTTGCAGCAGGCCCGGCGGGATAATCCGTCCGGGGGAAGTGTCATCGGGTTCTCCCTGGAAGTGAAGGGGGCGTTCTGA
- the pilO gene encoding type 4a pilus biogenesis protein PilO: MSGHSLLRAAWRMNKTVPVMLLLLLLIDLGAWAGLRFRLEPRLQALEQTYLQRQEEVRRLQKEGRAPRQEEDGLILAEQDLATFRQAIPHRAELSGLLGELFTLADEAGLLIDQIGYDPQTLEGRPFLRYSLGFSVSGSYLQVKRFVHALEESPRLIALESLTLSGTDDPDAGDVTLNIKLSTLFRTEEP, translated from the coding sequence ATGAGCGGCCATTCCCTGCTCCGTGCCGCCTGGCGCATGAACAAGACGGTGCCGGTAATGCTCTTGCTGTTGCTCCTCATCGACCTCGGCGCCTGGGCTGGCCTGCGTTTCCGGCTGGAGCCCCGTCTGCAGGCACTGGAGCAAACCTACCTGCAACGGCAGGAGGAAGTGCGCAGGTTACAAAAGGAGGGGCGCGCCCCCCGGCAGGAGGAGGACGGCCTGATTCTGGCGGAACAGGATCTGGCGACCTTCCGGCAGGCGATCCCCCATCGGGCGGAACTTTCCGGTTTGCTCGGCGAACTCTTCACCCTCGCCGACGAGGCGGGATTGCTCATCGATCAGATCGGTTACGACCCCCAGACACTGGAGGGGCGCCCTTTCTTACGCTATTCCCTGGGGTTTTCGGTGAGCGGCAGCTATCTCCAGGTCAAGCGTTTCGTTCATGCCCTCGAAGAATCGCCCCGGCTCATCGCCCTCGAATCCCTGACTCTGAGCGGCACCGACGACCCGGATGCGGGGGATGTGACCCTCAATATCAAGCTTTCAACCCTCTTTCGCACGGAGGAGCCATGA
- a CDS encoding GspE/PulE family protein, with protein sequence MVNFERKKIGEILVSMGTITPAEIRLVLERMQARGENFGSTGVAEGIFSAEALAQALARQFNLEYVDLEHFIPDPELLSSLPAGMATRYRFLPISHDEQGMVVAIADPTDVATRESLELLLDVPLILRVAPEGKILRILERAEGTKHVLDEVSEDFKLQLVKETDKGEEVLSLEKLTADTSPIIRLIDSTLYDALNKRASDIHIEAGQDGVYIKYRIDGVLYRATEPLDSRFQGPIISRIKVMSELDISERRVPQDGRFKVRIGGRSIDFRVSIMPSIFGEDAVIRILDKETIATDLKGLTLEALGFPARELTRFRRLIREPYGMVLVTGPTGSGKTTSLYAALSEIHSEEEKIITIEDPVEYQLKGIVQIPVNEKKGLTFARGLRSILRHDPDKIMVGEIRDSETAQIAVQSALTGHLVFTTVHANNVFDVLGRFLHMGIDPYNFVSCLNCVVAQRLVRKICPHCKHEVRYDRQTLEESGLNADQYLDHPFYEGSGCKECNGMGYQGRSAIVELLELNDEIRELLVNKVPVSQLKKAAVASGTRFLRESAVEKVLLGISTLKEINRVTFVEKVESA encoded by the coding sequence ATGGTGAATTTCGAACGGAAAAAAATCGGCGAAATCCTGGTCTCCATGGGGACCATCACCCCGGCGGAAATCCGTCTGGTGCTGGAACGCATGCAGGCGCGGGGGGAAAATTTCGGCAGCACCGGCGTCGCCGAGGGGATTTTTTCCGCCGAAGCCCTCGCGCAGGCCCTGGCTCGTCAGTTTAACCTGGAATATGTCGACCTGGAGCATTTCATCCCCGACCCTGAACTGCTGTCGTCCCTGCCGGCGGGGATGGCCACGCGCTACCGTTTCCTCCCCATCAGTCACGACGAGCAGGGGATGGTGGTGGCCATCGCCGATCCTACCGATGTGGCGACGCGGGAGAGTCTCGAACTGCTACTCGACGTGCCGCTCATCCTGCGGGTGGCGCCGGAAGGGAAGATCCTCCGTATTCTCGAGCGGGCCGAGGGAACCAAGCATGTGCTCGACGAGGTTTCCGAGGATTTCAAGCTGCAACTGGTCAAGGAGACGGACAAGGGGGAAGAGGTCCTCTCCCTGGAAAAGCTCACCGCCGACACCAGCCCGATCATCCGCCTCATCGATTCGACCCTCTATGATGCCCTCAACAAACGGGCGAGCGACATCCATATCGAGGCCGGCCAAGACGGCGTCTATATCAAATACCGCATCGACGGCGTTCTCTACCGCGCTACCGAGCCCCTCGACAGCCGTTTTCAAGGGCCGATCATCTCCCGCATCAAGGTCATGAGCGAGCTCGACATCTCCGAACGGCGGGTCCCCCAGGACGGCCGCTTCAAGGTGCGTATCGGCGGGAGATCCATCGACTTCCGCGTCTCGATCATGCCGAGTATCTTCGGCGAGGACGCGGTCATCCGGATTCTCGACAAGGAGACGATCGCCACCGACCTCAAAGGCCTGACTCTCGAAGCCCTCGGTTTCCCCGCGCGGGAGCTGACCCGCTTCCGCCGCCTGATTCGCGAACCCTACGGCATGGTGCTGGTGACCGGGCCGACCGGCAGCGGTAAGACGACCTCTCTTTATGCCGCCCTCTCCGAGATCCATTCGGAAGAGGAGAAGATCATCACCATCGAAGATCCGGTCGAATATCAGCTCAAGGGAATCGTGCAGATTCCGGTCAACGAGAAAAAAGGCCTGACCTTTGCCCGGGGCTTGCGTTCCATCCTCCGTCACGACCCGGATAAGATCATGGTCGGCGAGATCCGCGACTCGGAAACGGCCCAGATCGCCGTACAGTCGGCCCTGACCGGCCACCTGGTCTTCACCACGGTCCACGCCAACAACGTCTTTGACGTGCTCGGTCGTTTTCTGCACATGGGGATCGATCCCTACAATTTCGTCTCCTGTCTCAACTGTGTCGTCGCCCAGCGGCTGGTGCGGAAAATCTGTCCGCACTGCAAGCACGAAGTGCGTTACGACCGCCAGACCTTGGAGGAGTCGGGGCTCAATGCCGACCAGTACCTGGATCACCCCTTCTACGAGGGGAGCGGTTGCAAGGAGTGCAACGGCATGGGCTATCAGGGGCGTAGCGCCATTGTCGAGTTGCTCGAACTCAACGACGAAATCCGCGAACTGCTGGTCAACAAGGTTCCCGTTTCCCAACTCAAGAAGGCGGCCGTTGCCAGCGGCACCCGCTTTCTGCGGGAGTCGGCGGTGGAGAAGGTGCTGCTCGGCATTTCCACTCTCAAGGAGATCAATCGCGTGACCTTCGTCGAAAAGGTGGAGTCGGCATGA